The Lycium ferocissimum isolate CSIRO_LF1 chromosome 10, AGI_CSIRO_Lferr_CH_V1, whole genome shotgun sequence genome window below encodes:
- the LOC132033466 gene encoding adenine phosphoribosyltransferase 1-like encodes MESLTQNIALKFPRANFVPEKFTNRYYYHRDNLVQIKSPTTTSITTLTTTRNTRVFSPISVSNRVDATGPGKEPDLKTTRIRDPVSKTDMASHDDERIARISSAIRVIPDFPKPGIMFQDITTLLLDTKAFKDTIDLFVERYKDKNISVVAGIEARGFIFGPPIALAIGAKFVPMRKPKKLPGEVISEEYSLEYGTDKMEMHVGAVQAGERALVVDDLIATGGTLSAAIRLLERVGVEVFECACLIELPELKGRDRIGDKPLFVLVSSA; translated from the exons ATGGAGTCACTAACTCAAAACATTGCTCTCAAATTCCCCAGGGCCAATTTTGTCCCAGAAAAATTTACAAACAGATATTATTATCATAGGGACAATTTAGTCCAAATAAAATCACCTACCACCACCTCTATCACCACCCTAACCACTACTAGAAATACTCGTGTTTTTTCACCAATCTCTGTATCAAATAGAGTTGACGCAACCGGACCCGGTAAAGAACCCGATTTGAAAACGACCCGGATCCGAGATCCAGTGAGCAAAACAGATATGGCGTCTCATGATGATGAACGTATTGCTCGGATTTCTTCTGCAATTCGGGTCATACCCGATTTTCCTAAACCCG GAATTATGTTTCAGGATATAACAACTTTGCTACTTGATACTAAGGCGTTTAAGGATACTATTGATTTGTTTGTTGAGAGATACAAGGACAAAAACATCAGTGTCGTTGCAG GTATTGAAGCAAGAGGTTTTATCTTTGGTCCTCCTATTGCATTGGCTATTGGAGCAAAATTTGTCCCAATGAGGAAACCCAAGAAGTTGCCTG GGGAGGTTATCTCCGAAGAGTACTCCTTGGAGTATGGAACAGATAAGATGGAGATGCATGTAGGTGCCGTGCAAGCCGGTGAACGTGCACTTGTGGTAGATGATCTTATTGCTACTGGAGGCACCCTAAGTGCTGCGATTAGGCTTCTAG AGCGTGTTGGAGTTGAGGTGTTCGAGTGTGCATGTCTTATTGAGTTGCCAGAATTGAAG GGCCGTGACCGTATAGGAGATAAGCCATTGTTTGTTCTTGTGAGCTCAGCCTGA
- the LOC132035341 gene encoding transcription factor bHLH84-like: MEHVGAFFDEEWESLSKLFSSTETADFMLQLHGDHGMFSMNASDNAGSSYGTDHPQLADDHQEANNNFHYFSQESSITSCVSDGVFFTNHPSHEHLQHSNNIDDVNNQLLQVAINNHHDDQFTDFFVDNKNLENMSINPAFPNDMAYKEEMICDQLDNAEISPVSDNEMQLKRKFEKIAPENPKKKSRGSQEARKSTKKKAQPKKGKKNQKITEINNEEGEEETNADTQIAQSTSCCSSENDSNASQELNGDTISSNPKGKSRASRGAATDPQSLYARKRRERINERLRILQNLVPNGTKVDISTMLEEAVTYVKFLQLQIKLLSSDELWMYAPLAYHGMDIGIYQKMLPSLQ; this comes from the exons ATGGAGCATGTGGGAgctttttttgatgaagaatgGGAGTCATTGAGCAAATTATTCTCAAGTACTGAAACTGCAGATTTCATGCTTCAATTGCATGGTGATCATGGCATGTTCTCGATGAATGCTAGCGATAATGCTGGCTCAAGCTATGGGACTGATCATCCACAATTAGCTGATGATCATCAAGAAGCTAACAATAACTTTCACTATTTCTCTCAAGAAAGTAGCATTACTAGCTGTGTAAGTGATGGCGTGTTCTTTACTAACCACCCGAGCCACGAGCATCTGCAGCATTCTAACAACATTGATGATGTCAATAACCAGCTCCTTCAAGTAGCAATTAACAACCACCATGATGACCAGTTCACTGATTTCTTTGTTGACAataaaaatcttgaaaatatGTCTATTAATCCAGCTTTTCCAAATGACATGGCCTACAAAGAAGAGATGATATGTGATCAATTGGACAATGCTGAAATTTCCCCTGTTTCAGACAATGAAATGCAGCTGAAGAggaaatttgagaaaatagcACCTGAAAACCCCAAGAAGAAATCGCGAGGCTCACAAGAG GCACGGAAAAGTACTAAGAAAAAGGCACAGccgaaaaaagggaaaaagaatcAGAAGATAACTGAAATTAAcaatgaagaaggagaagaagagacTAATGCAGATACCCAAATTGCACAGAGCACAAGTTGCTGTAGCTCTGAGAATGATTCAAATGCTTCTCAAGAACTAAATGGAGATACAATATCTTCAAACCCCAAAGGGAAATCAAGAGCCAGCAGAGGGGCTGCAACAGATCCACAAAGCCTTTATGCAAGG aagagaagagaaagaatcAACGAAAGATTGAGAATCTTGCAGAACCTTGTTCCTAATGGCACAAAGGTTGACATTAGCACAATGCTTGAAGAAGCAGTTACTTATGTGAAGTTTTTGCAGCTTCAAATTAAG TTACTGAGCTCAGATGAACTCTGGATGTATGCACCACTTGCTTACCATGGAATGGACATTGGCATCTATCAAAAGATGCTGCCAAGTTTGCAATGA